The Diospyros lotus cultivar Yz01 chromosome 15, ASM1463336v1, whole genome shotgun sequence genome has a window encoding:
- the LOC127791746 gene encoding probable disease resistance protein At4g27220 isoform X3: protein MSSCVGTILSSLKEPVMKHGAYVFQYEDLVHRLEKENRRLGEKKERIQRLVDTATRNGRFIETEVSSWLGEVEQMERDIANFLRQQENREQMERDFANFLRQQENGEQMEQDFVNILRKQENGEHMERGIANFLRQQENADQMEQNFANFLRQQDFANFLRQQENGEQMERDLANFLRQQENGEQIMERDFANFLRQQENGEQMERDFAKFLRQQENGESFKCFPGCMCPNLLWRYKSGKHADDKMLEVTKLISRGELLQTSTVARSASFQSEPLFDSPDYYTTLRSRASVFADIMNALINDSGVDMIGVHGPGGAGKTTMVKEVAKEAKRRRIFDKIVIAVVSKDPNTSKLQEDLAPQLGLKYEEKNNELGRADELRKALSNGKRKILVILDDLWQALDLKAIGIPISGPGDKGCKIMLTSRRQDVFKGMGVHSTFSIGYLEEQEAWELFRKVTGDFGVKDSIARKVCEKCADLPIAIVAVGAALKGEEEGVWQNALYELAKSRLKYIEGVELVGYTPLKLSYDSLKDERAKSCFLLCCLFPEDAEISIDDLVRYSFALRFLGREGDTLKDARIKVQAMVYMLKKSCLLLNGRNENVVKMHDVIRDLAISITEEKQAEHGGAHDWPGRQQFMVNHDIRVLPNNDAWKHHTAISLRINDNFTFPCGVLDCPLLHTFVLEKPGVFSYSHIIPDNFFQGAKEATILDLKNMSLEFPSLVLKLNQPRMLRLSNCKLLGDLTTIQNLKNHIEILSFEGSEIEELPQEIGELTRLQSLNLSLEKLKVIPKDVISKLIHLEELYVLCNFSGWDTTVDGGRMSNASIAELKLLTQLIVLYVSISAESFEIMVRECPSLFEKLINFGILINPSVHYFFNRFESILLTRNALEIRNIDRIDDEFHLLMDKVSVLKLWRIPHLEGLFLHGKPQLKSIASGGGPFSKLTYLEIDGCHDMKFLFSSSIARALQQLRTLKVSGCSKMEQIIGVVDYHHEVKVAADEAIIFSRLMDLELRGLPEFKSFYPKMQKTTSEKNLSNFIVAAESIFDEKVLFPVLTRLKIDKLPVESIWNKQAIQSPESSNKVSFSQLREFFLISCDTLVNVFPLHMLPRLQNLEILEVENCPRLTLLVEDLDPNIQNPPIKSKFNDVFPKLTSTVLNFSILLRRQITILNFLILLRRQITVLNFSILLRRQNTPATSNTRSRVL from the exons ATGAGTTCGTGTGTGGGGACGATTCTCAGTTCTCTCAAAGAACCCGTGATGAAGCATGGGGCTTATGTGTTTCAATACGAGGATCTGGTCCACCgactggaaaaagaaaataggaggCTCGGTGAAAAAAAGGAGAGAATCCAGCGACTGGTGGATACAGCCACACGCAATGGGAGATTCATTGAAACTGAGGTCTCCAGTTGGCTAGGGGAAGTAGAACAGATGGAACGAGACATCGCCAACTTCCTGCGTCAACAAGAGAACAGAGAACAGATGGAACGAGACTTCGCCAATTTCCTGCGTCAACAAGAAAACGGAGAACAGATGGAACAAGACTTCGTCAACATCCTCCGTAAACAAGAAAACGGAGAACATATGGAACGAGGCATCGCCAACTTCCTGCGTCAACAAGAAAACGCAGACCAGATGGAACAAAACTTCGCCAACTTCCTGCGTCAACAAGACTTCGCCAACTTCCTTCGTCAACAAGAAAACGGAGAACAGATGGAACGAGACCTCGCCAACTTCCTGCGTCAACAAGAAAACGGAGAACAGATCATGGAACGAGACTTTGCCAACTTCCTCCGTCAACAAGAAAACGGAGAACAGATGGAACGAGACTTCGCCAAATTCCTGCGTCAACAAGAAAACGGAGAATCTTTCAAGTGTTTTCCGGGCTGCATGTGTCCCAACTTACTGTGGCGTTACAAGAGCGGTAAGCATGCTGACGACAAAATGTTGGAAGTCACTAAACTGATAAGTAGGGGTGAGCTGCTACAGACGTCAACAGTGGCACGCAGTGCATCTTTCCAATCGGAGCCGCTCTTTGATTCTCCTGATTATTACACCACGCTCCGATCAAGAGCTTCAGTTTTTGCCGACATCATGAATGCTTTGATTAATGATTCTGGGGTTGACATGATTGGGGTCCATGGGCCTGGAGGTGCTGGGAAGACAACGATGGTGAAAGAGGTTGCCAAGGAAGCTAAGAGACGAAGAATTTTTGATAAGATTGTGATAGCAGTTGTGTCTAAAGATCCAAACACCTCAAAACTTCAAGAAGATCTTGCCCCCCAATTGGGTCTCAagtatgaagaaaaaaacaatgaGTTAGGAAGAGCAGATGAGCTACGAAAGGCATTGTCTAACGGGAAAAGAAAGATACTGGTAATATTGGATGACCTTTGGCAAGCACTAGACTTGAAGGCAATTGGAATTCCTATTTCGGGCCCTGGCGACAAAGGTTGCAAAATTATGCTAACCTCGCGTAGACAAGATGTCTTCAAAGGGATGGGCGTTCATTCAACATTTTCCATTGGGtacttggaggagcaagaagcATGGGAGTTGTTTAGGAAGGTGACGGGAGATTTTGGAGTCAAAGATTCTATAGCAAGAAAGGTATGCGAGAAATGTGCAGATCTGCCTATTGCTATAGTTGCAGTTGGAGCTGCATTAAAGGGCGAGGAAGAGGGTGTGTGGCAAAATGCACTTTACGAATTAGCGAAGTCCCGGCTAAAATACATTGAAGGAGTTGAACTAGTGGGTTATACCCCCTTGAAGTTGAGCTATGATTCTCTAAAAGACGAGCGTGCAAAGTCGTGCTTCTTACTCTGTTGTTTATTCCCCGAAGATGCTGAGATTTCTATTGATGACTTGGTTAGATATAGCTTTGCCTTGCGGTTCCTTGGAAGAGAGGGGGATACGCTCAAAGATGCAAGAATTAAAGTACAAGCCATGGTTTATATGCTGAAAAAGTCCTGCTTGTTGCTAAATGGAAGAAACGAGAATGTTGTTAAAATGCATGACGTTATTCGTGACCTTGCAATTTCTATCACAGAGGAGAAGCAGGCAGAACACGGAGGTGCTCATGATTGGCCAGGGCGACAACAGTTCATGGTAAATCACGATATTCGAGTGTTGCCGAACAATGATGCCTGGAAGCATCACACAGCAATCTCATTGAGGATCAATGATAACTTTACTTTTCCTTGCGGCGTGCTCGATTGTCCACTATTGCATACCTTTGTATTGGAGAAGCCTGGAGTATTTTCTTATTCACATATAATTCCAGATAACTTCTTTCAAGGTGCGAAGGAGGCAActattttagatttaaaaaacaTGTCGTTGGAATTTCCATCATTAGTTTTGAAGTTGAATCAGCCTCGAATGTTACGTCTAAGCAATTGCAAATTATTGGGAGACTTGActacaattcaaaatttaaaaaatcacatTGAGATACTTAGTTTTGAGGGATCTGAGATAGAAGAGTTGCCACAAGAGATTGGAGAATTGACTCGCTTGCAGTCTTTGAATCTGAGCCTCGAGAAGTTGAAGGTGATTCCAAAGGATGTGATATCCAAATTGATCCATCTAGAAGAGTTGTATGTTCTATGCAACTTTAGTGGATGGGATACCACTGTAGATGGTGGGAGAATGAGCAATGCGAGCATTGCTGAGCTAAAATTATTGACTCAATTAATAGTTTTATATGTTAGTATTTCAGCAGAAAGTTTTGAGATTATGGTGCGAGAATGCCCCAGTTTATTTgagaaattgattaattttggaatattgATAAACCCTTCTGTCcactatttttttaatagatttGAGAGTATTTTACTGACTCGAAATGCTTTGGAAATTCGTAATATTGATCGTATAGATGATGAATTTCATCTCTTGATGGACAAAGTTAGTGTGTTGAAGTTGTGGAGGATTCCGCATTTGGAAGGGCTGTTCTTACATGGCAAGCCACAACTAAAGTCTATAGCAAGTGGTGGGGGACCTTTTAGTAAATTAACCTATTTAGAAATTGATGGCTGTCACGatatgaaatttcttttttcctcctCCATCGCCAGAGCACTCCAGCAACTTCGAACACTAAAAGTATCGGGTTGTAGCAAAATGGAACAAATAATTGGAGTAGTAGATTATCATCACGAAGTGAAAGTTGCAGCTGATGAAGCAATTATTTTTAGTCGATTGATGGACTTGGAATTGCGGGGACTTCCAGAATTTAAAAGCTTCTACCCCAAAATGCAGAAGACCACAAGTGAGaaaaatctttcaaattttatCGTAGCAGCAGAATCTATCTTTGATGAGAAG GTTCTTTTTCCCGTCTTAACACGTTTGAAGATTGATAAATTACCAGTGGAATCTATTTGGAACAAGCAAGCGATTCAATCTCCAGAAAGTTCAAATAAAGTATCTTTTTCTCAATTGAGGGAATTTTTTCTCATCAGTTGTGATACTTTGGTAAATGTGTTCCCTTTACATATGCTCCCACGATTGCAAAATTTGGAGATATTAGAGGTTGAAAATTGTCCTCGTTTGACATTGTTAGTTGAAGACCTTGATCCTAACATCCAAAATCCTccaattaaatctaaattcaaTGATGTGTTCCCAAAGTTGACA AGCACGGTTCTAAATTTCTCGATTCTTCTCCGTCGCCAGATTACgattttaaatttcttgattCTTCTCCGTCGCCAGATTACGGTTTTAAATTTCTCGATTCTTCTTCGTCGCCAGAACACTCCAGCAACTTCAAACACCAGAAGTAGAGTGTTGTAG
- the LOC127791746 gene encoding probable disease resistance protein At4g27220 isoform X1 → MSSCVGTILSSLKEPVMKHGAYVFQYEDLVHRLEKENRRLGEKKERIQRLVDTATRNGRFIETEVSSWLGEVEQMERDIANFLRQQENREQMERDFANFLRQQENGEQMEQDFVNILRKQENGEHMERGIANFLRQQENADQMEQNFANFLRQQDFANFLRQQENGEQMERDLANFLRQQENGEQIMERDFANFLRQQENGEQMERDFAKFLRQQENGESFKCFPGCMCPNLLWRYKSGKHADDKMLEVTKLISRGELLQTSTVARSASFQSEPLFDSPDYYTTLRSRASVFADIMNALINDSGVDMIGVHGPGGAGKTTMVKEVAKEAKRRRIFDKIVIAVVSKDPNTSKLQEDLAPQLGLKYEEKNNELGRADELRKALSNGKRKILVILDDLWQALDLKAIGIPISGPGDKGCKIMLTSRRQDVFKGMGVHSTFSIGYLEEQEAWELFRKVTGDFGVKDSIARKVCEKCADLPIAIVAVGAALKGEEEGVWQNALYELAKSRLKYIEGVELVGYTPLKLSYDSLKDERAKSCFLLCCLFPEDAEISIDDLVRYSFALRFLGREGDTLKDARIKVQAMVYMLKKSCLLLNGRNENVVKMHDVIRDLAISITEEKQAEHGGAHDWPGRQQFMVNHDIRVLPNNDAWKHHTAISLRINDNFTFPCGVLDCPLLHTFVLEKPGVFSYSHIIPDNFFQGAKEATILDLKNMSLEFPSLVLKLNQPRMLRLSNCKLLGDLTTIQNLKNHIEILSFEGSEIEELPQEIGELTRLQSLNLSLEKLKVIPKDVISKLIHLEELYVLCNFSGWDTTVDGGRMSNASIAELKLLTQLIVLYVSISAESFEIMVRECPSLFEKLINFGILINPSVHYFFNRFESILLTRNALEIRNIDRIDDEFHLLMDKVSVLKLWRIPHLEGLFLHGKPQLKSIASGGGPFSKLTYLEIDGCHDMKFLFSSSIARALQQLRTLKVSGCSKMEQIIGVVDYHHEVKVAADEAIIFSRLMDLELRGLPEFKSFYPKMQKTTSEKNLSNFIVAAESIFDEKVLFPVLTRLKIDKLPVESIWNKQAIQSPESSNKVSFSQLREFFLISCDTLVNVFPLHMLPRLQNLEILEVENCPRLTLLVEDLDPNIQNPPIKSKFNDVFPKLTVSGGAFSKLTSLKIHGCHGIKFLYSSPSPEHGSKFLDSSPSPDYDFKFLDSSPSPDYGFKFLDSSSSPEHSSNFKHQK, encoded by the exons ATGAGTTCGTGTGTGGGGACGATTCTCAGTTCTCTCAAAGAACCCGTGATGAAGCATGGGGCTTATGTGTTTCAATACGAGGATCTGGTCCACCgactggaaaaagaaaataggaggCTCGGTGAAAAAAAGGAGAGAATCCAGCGACTGGTGGATACAGCCACACGCAATGGGAGATTCATTGAAACTGAGGTCTCCAGTTGGCTAGGGGAAGTAGAACAGATGGAACGAGACATCGCCAACTTCCTGCGTCAACAAGAGAACAGAGAACAGATGGAACGAGACTTCGCCAATTTCCTGCGTCAACAAGAAAACGGAGAACAGATGGAACAAGACTTCGTCAACATCCTCCGTAAACAAGAAAACGGAGAACATATGGAACGAGGCATCGCCAACTTCCTGCGTCAACAAGAAAACGCAGACCAGATGGAACAAAACTTCGCCAACTTCCTGCGTCAACAAGACTTCGCCAACTTCCTTCGTCAACAAGAAAACGGAGAACAGATGGAACGAGACCTCGCCAACTTCCTGCGTCAACAAGAAAACGGAGAACAGATCATGGAACGAGACTTTGCCAACTTCCTCCGTCAACAAGAAAACGGAGAACAGATGGAACGAGACTTCGCCAAATTCCTGCGTCAACAAGAAAACGGAGAATCTTTCAAGTGTTTTCCGGGCTGCATGTGTCCCAACTTACTGTGGCGTTACAAGAGCGGTAAGCATGCTGACGACAAAATGTTGGAAGTCACTAAACTGATAAGTAGGGGTGAGCTGCTACAGACGTCAACAGTGGCACGCAGTGCATCTTTCCAATCGGAGCCGCTCTTTGATTCTCCTGATTATTACACCACGCTCCGATCAAGAGCTTCAGTTTTTGCCGACATCATGAATGCTTTGATTAATGATTCTGGGGTTGACATGATTGGGGTCCATGGGCCTGGAGGTGCTGGGAAGACAACGATGGTGAAAGAGGTTGCCAAGGAAGCTAAGAGACGAAGAATTTTTGATAAGATTGTGATAGCAGTTGTGTCTAAAGATCCAAACACCTCAAAACTTCAAGAAGATCTTGCCCCCCAATTGGGTCTCAagtatgaagaaaaaaacaatgaGTTAGGAAGAGCAGATGAGCTACGAAAGGCATTGTCTAACGGGAAAAGAAAGATACTGGTAATATTGGATGACCTTTGGCAAGCACTAGACTTGAAGGCAATTGGAATTCCTATTTCGGGCCCTGGCGACAAAGGTTGCAAAATTATGCTAACCTCGCGTAGACAAGATGTCTTCAAAGGGATGGGCGTTCATTCAACATTTTCCATTGGGtacttggaggagcaagaagcATGGGAGTTGTTTAGGAAGGTGACGGGAGATTTTGGAGTCAAAGATTCTATAGCAAGAAAGGTATGCGAGAAATGTGCAGATCTGCCTATTGCTATAGTTGCAGTTGGAGCTGCATTAAAGGGCGAGGAAGAGGGTGTGTGGCAAAATGCACTTTACGAATTAGCGAAGTCCCGGCTAAAATACATTGAAGGAGTTGAACTAGTGGGTTATACCCCCTTGAAGTTGAGCTATGATTCTCTAAAAGACGAGCGTGCAAAGTCGTGCTTCTTACTCTGTTGTTTATTCCCCGAAGATGCTGAGATTTCTATTGATGACTTGGTTAGATATAGCTTTGCCTTGCGGTTCCTTGGAAGAGAGGGGGATACGCTCAAAGATGCAAGAATTAAAGTACAAGCCATGGTTTATATGCTGAAAAAGTCCTGCTTGTTGCTAAATGGAAGAAACGAGAATGTTGTTAAAATGCATGACGTTATTCGTGACCTTGCAATTTCTATCACAGAGGAGAAGCAGGCAGAACACGGAGGTGCTCATGATTGGCCAGGGCGACAACAGTTCATGGTAAATCACGATATTCGAGTGTTGCCGAACAATGATGCCTGGAAGCATCACACAGCAATCTCATTGAGGATCAATGATAACTTTACTTTTCCTTGCGGCGTGCTCGATTGTCCACTATTGCATACCTTTGTATTGGAGAAGCCTGGAGTATTTTCTTATTCACATATAATTCCAGATAACTTCTTTCAAGGTGCGAAGGAGGCAActattttagatttaaaaaacaTGTCGTTGGAATTTCCATCATTAGTTTTGAAGTTGAATCAGCCTCGAATGTTACGTCTAAGCAATTGCAAATTATTGGGAGACTTGActacaattcaaaatttaaaaaatcacatTGAGATACTTAGTTTTGAGGGATCTGAGATAGAAGAGTTGCCACAAGAGATTGGAGAATTGACTCGCTTGCAGTCTTTGAATCTGAGCCTCGAGAAGTTGAAGGTGATTCCAAAGGATGTGATATCCAAATTGATCCATCTAGAAGAGTTGTATGTTCTATGCAACTTTAGTGGATGGGATACCACTGTAGATGGTGGGAGAATGAGCAATGCGAGCATTGCTGAGCTAAAATTATTGACTCAATTAATAGTTTTATATGTTAGTATTTCAGCAGAAAGTTTTGAGATTATGGTGCGAGAATGCCCCAGTTTATTTgagaaattgattaattttggaatattgATAAACCCTTCTGTCcactatttttttaatagatttGAGAGTATTTTACTGACTCGAAATGCTTTGGAAATTCGTAATATTGATCGTATAGATGATGAATTTCATCTCTTGATGGACAAAGTTAGTGTGTTGAAGTTGTGGAGGATTCCGCATTTGGAAGGGCTGTTCTTACATGGCAAGCCACAACTAAAGTCTATAGCAAGTGGTGGGGGACCTTTTAGTAAATTAACCTATTTAGAAATTGATGGCTGTCACGatatgaaatttcttttttcctcctCCATCGCCAGAGCACTCCAGCAACTTCGAACACTAAAAGTATCGGGTTGTAGCAAAATGGAACAAATAATTGGAGTAGTAGATTATCATCACGAAGTGAAAGTTGCAGCTGATGAAGCAATTATTTTTAGTCGATTGATGGACTTGGAATTGCGGGGACTTCCAGAATTTAAAAGCTTCTACCCCAAAATGCAGAAGACCACAAGTGAGaaaaatctttcaaattttatCGTAGCAGCAGAATCTATCTTTGATGAGAAG GTTCTTTTTCCCGTCTTAACACGTTTGAAGATTGATAAATTACCAGTGGAATCTATTTGGAACAAGCAAGCGATTCAATCTCCAGAAAGTTCAAATAAAGTATCTTTTTCTCAATTGAGGGAATTTTTTCTCATCAGTTGTGATACTTTGGTAAATGTGTTCCCTTTACATATGCTCCCACGATTGCAAAATTTGGAGATATTAGAGGTTGAAAATTGTCCTCGTTTGACATTGTTAGTTGAAGACCTTGATCCTAACATCCAAAATCCTccaattaaatctaaattcaaTGATGTGTTCCCAAAGTTGACAGTAAGTGGGGGAGCTTTTAGTAAATTAACCTCTTTAAAAATTCATGGTTGTCACGGTATTAAATTTCTCTATTCTTCTCCGTCGCCAGAGCACGGTTCTAAATTTCTCGATTCTTCTCCGTCGCCAGATTACgattttaaatttcttgattCTTCTCCGTCGCCAGATTACGGTTTTAAATTTCTCGATTCTTCTTCGTCGCCAGAACACTCCAGCAACTTCAAACACCAGAAGTAG
- the LOC127791746 gene encoding probable disease resistance protein At4g27220 isoform X4 gives MSSCVGTILSSLKEPVMKHGAYVFQYEDLVHRLEKENRRLGEKKERIQRLVDTATRNGRFIETEVSSWLGEVEQMERDIANFLRQQENREQMERDFANFLRQQENGEQMEQDFVNILRKQENGEHMERGIANFLRQQENADQMEQNFANFLRQQDFANFLRQQENGEQMERDFAKFLRQQENGESFKCFPGCMCPNLLWRYKSGKHADDKMLEVTKLISRGELLQTSTVARSASFQSEPLFDSPDYYTTLRSRASVFADIMNALINDSGVDMIGVHGPGGAGKTTMVKEVAKEAKRRRIFDKIVIAVVSKDPNTSKLQEDLAPQLGLKYEEKNNELGRADELRKALSNGKRKILVILDDLWQALDLKAIGIPISGPGDKGCKIMLTSRRQDVFKGMGVHSTFSIGYLEEQEAWELFRKVTGDFGVKDSIARKVCEKCADLPIAIVAVGAALKGEEEGVWQNALYELAKSRLKYIEGVELVGYTPLKLSYDSLKDERAKSCFLLCCLFPEDAEISIDDLVRYSFALRFLGREGDTLKDARIKVQAMVYMLKKSCLLLNGRNENVVKMHDVIRDLAISITEEKQAEHGGAHDWPGRQQFMVNHDIRVLPNNDAWKHHTAISLRINDNFTFPCGVLDCPLLHTFVLEKPGVFSYSHIIPDNFFQGAKEATILDLKNMSLEFPSLVLKLNQPRMLRLSNCKLLGDLTTIQNLKNHIEILSFEGSEIEELPQEIGELTRLQSLNLSLEKLKVIPKDVISKLIHLEELYVLCNFSGWDTTVDGGRMSNASIAELKLLTQLIVLYVSISAESFEIMVRECPSLFEKLINFGILINPSVHYFFNRFESILLTRNALEIRNIDRIDDEFHLLMDKVSVLKLWRIPHLEGLFLHGKPQLKSIASGGGPFSKLTYLEIDGCHDMKFLFSSSIARALQQLRTLKVSGCSKMEQIIGVVDYHHEVKVAADEAIIFSRLMDLELRGLPEFKSFYPKMQKTTSEKNLSNFIVAAESIFDEKVLFPVLTRLKIDKLPVESIWNKQAIQSPESSNKVSFSQLREFFLISCDTLVNVFPLHMLPRLQNLEILEVENCPRLTLLVEDLDPNIQNPPIKSKFNDVFPKLTVSGGAFSKLTSLKIHGCHGIKFLYSSPSPEHGSKFLDSSPSPDYDFKFLDSSPSPDYGFKFLDSSSSPEHSSNFKHQK, from the exons ATGAGTTCGTGTGTGGGGACGATTCTCAGTTCTCTCAAAGAACCCGTGATGAAGCATGGGGCTTATGTGTTTCAATACGAGGATCTGGTCCACCgactggaaaaagaaaataggaggCTCGGTGAAAAAAAGGAGAGAATCCAGCGACTGGTGGATACAGCCACACGCAATGGGAGATTCATTGAAACTGAGGTCTCCAGTTGGCTAGGGGAAGTAGAACAGATGGAACGAGACATCGCCAACTTCCTGCGTCAACAAGAGAACAGAGAACAGATGGAACGAGACTTCGCCAATTTCCTGCGTCAACAAGAAAACGGAGAACAGATGGAACAAGACTTCGTCAACATCCTCCGTAAACAAGAAAACGGAGAACATATGGAACGAGGCATCGCCAACTTCCTGCGTCAACAAGAAAACGCAGACCAGATGGAACAAAACTTCGCCAACTTCCTGCGTCAACAAGACTTCGCCAACTTCCTTCGTCAACAAGAAAACGGAGAACAGATGGAACGAGAC TTCGCCAAATTCCTGCGTCAACAAGAAAACGGAGAATCTTTCAAGTGTTTTCCGGGCTGCATGTGTCCCAACTTACTGTGGCGTTACAAGAGCGGTAAGCATGCTGACGACAAAATGTTGGAAGTCACTAAACTGATAAGTAGGGGTGAGCTGCTACAGACGTCAACAGTGGCACGCAGTGCATCTTTCCAATCGGAGCCGCTCTTTGATTCTCCTGATTATTACACCACGCTCCGATCAAGAGCTTCAGTTTTTGCCGACATCATGAATGCTTTGATTAATGATTCTGGGGTTGACATGATTGGGGTCCATGGGCCTGGAGGTGCTGGGAAGACAACGATGGTGAAAGAGGTTGCCAAGGAAGCTAAGAGACGAAGAATTTTTGATAAGATTGTGATAGCAGTTGTGTCTAAAGATCCAAACACCTCAAAACTTCAAGAAGATCTTGCCCCCCAATTGGGTCTCAagtatgaagaaaaaaacaatgaGTTAGGAAGAGCAGATGAGCTACGAAAGGCATTGTCTAACGGGAAAAGAAAGATACTGGTAATATTGGATGACCTTTGGCAAGCACTAGACTTGAAGGCAATTGGAATTCCTATTTCGGGCCCTGGCGACAAAGGTTGCAAAATTATGCTAACCTCGCGTAGACAAGATGTCTTCAAAGGGATGGGCGTTCATTCAACATTTTCCATTGGGtacttggaggagcaagaagcATGGGAGTTGTTTAGGAAGGTGACGGGAGATTTTGGAGTCAAAGATTCTATAGCAAGAAAGGTATGCGAGAAATGTGCAGATCTGCCTATTGCTATAGTTGCAGTTGGAGCTGCATTAAAGGGCGAGGAAGAGGGTGTGTGGCAAAATGCACTTTACGAATTAGCGAAGTCCCGGCTAAAATACATTGAAGGAGTTGAACTAGTGGGTTATACCCCCTTGAAGTTGAGCTATGATTCTCTAAAAGACGAGCGTGCAAAGTCGTGCTTCTTACTCTGTTGTTTATTCCCCGAAGATGCTGAGATTTCTATTGATGACTTGGTTAGATATAGCTTTGCCTTGCGGTTCCTTGGAAGAGAGGGGGATACGCTCAAAGATGCAAGAATTAAAGTACAAGCCATGGTTTATATGCTGAAAAAGTCCTGCTTGTTGCTAAATGGAAGAAACGAGAATGTTGTTAAAATGCATGACGTTATTCGTGACCTTGCAATTTCTATCACAGAGGAGAAGCAGGCAGAACACGGAGGTGCTCATGATTGGCCAGGGCGACAACAGTTCATGGTAAATCACGATATTCGAGTGTTGCCGAACAATGATGCCTGGAAGCATCACACAGCAATCTCATTGAGGATCAATGATAACTTTACTTTTCCTTGCGGCGTGCTCGATTGTCCACTATTGCATACCTTTGTATTGGAGAAGCCTGGAGTATTTTCTTATTCACATATAATTCCAGATAACTTCTTTCAAGGTGCGAAGGAGGCAActattttagatttaaaaaacaTGTCGTTGGAATTTCCATCATTAGTTTTGAAGTTGAATCAGCCTCGAATGTTACGTCTAAGCAATTGCAAATTATTGGGAGACTTGActacaattcaaaatttaaaaaatcacatTGAGATACTTAGTTTTGAGGGATCTGAGATAGAAGAGTTGCCACAAGAGATTGGAGAATTGACTCGCTTGCAGTCTTTGAATCTGAGCCTCGAGAAGTTGAAGGTGATTCCAAAGGATGTGATATCCAAATTGATCCATCTAGAAGAGTTGTATGTTCTATGCAACTTTAGTGGATGGGATACCACTGTAGATGGTGGGAGAATGAGCAATGCGAGCATTGCTGAGCTAAAATTATTGACTCAATTAATAGTTTTATATGTTAGTATTTCAGCAGAAAGTTTTGAGATTATGGTGCGAGAATGCCCCAGTTTATTTgagaaattgattaattttggaatattgATAAACCCTTCTGTCcactatttttttaatagatttGAGAGTATTTTACTGACTCGAAATGCTTTGGAAATTCGTAATATTGATCGTATAGATGATGAATTTCATCTCTTGATGGACAAAGTTAGTGTGTTGAAGTTGTGGAGGATTCCGCATTTGGAAGGGCTGTTCTTACATGGCAAGCCACAACTAAAGTCTATAGCAAGTGGTGGGGGACCTTTTAGTAAATTAACCTATTTAGAAATTGATGGCTGTCACGatatgaaatttcttttttcctcctCCATCGCCAGAGCACTCCAGCAACTTCGAACACTAAAAGTATCGGGTTGTAGCAAAATGGAACAAATAATTGGAGTAGTAGATTATCATCACGAAGTGAAAGTTGCAGCTGATGAAGCAATTATTTTTAGTCGATTGATGGACTTGGAATTGCGGGGACTTCCAGAATTTAAAAGCTTCTACCCCAAAATGCAGAAGACCACAAGTGAGaaaaatctttcaaattttatCGTAGCAGCAGAATCTATCTTTGATGAGAAG GTTCTTTTTCCCGTCTTAACACGTTTGAAGATTGATAAATTACCAGTGGAATCTATTTGGAACAAGCAAGCGATTCAATCTCCAGAAAGTTCAAATAAAGTATCTTTTTCTCAATTGAGGGAATTTTTTCTCATCAGTTGTGATACTTTGGTAAATGTGTTCCCTTTACATATGCTCCCACGATTGCAAAATTTGGAGATATTAGAGGTTGAAAATTGTCCTCGTTTGACATTGTTAGTTGAAGACCTTGATCCTAACATCCAAAATCCTccaattaaatctaaattcaaTGATGTGTTCCCAAAGTTGACAGTAAGTGGGGGAGCTTTTAGTAAATTAACCTCTTTAAAAATTCATGGTTGTCACGGTATTAAATTTCTCTATTCTTCTCCGTCGCCAGAGCACGGTTCTAAATTTCTCGATTCTTCTCCGTCGCCAGATTACgattttaaatttcttgattCTTCTCCGTCGCCAGATTACGGTTTTAAATTTCTCGATTCTTCTTCGTCGCCAGAACACTCCAGCAACTTCAAACACCAGAAGTAG